In the genome of Flavobacteriaceae bacterium YJPT1-3, the window ACCGACTGCTGGAGCGCTTTCTGGTCGCTCTCGTCCTCTTGATGAGTGCTTCTTTTATCCTTTCGGCCATCCTGACGGCTCCGGCGCTTTCAATTTTAATCCAAAATCTCTTGGTGCCGACAGCACCGGAAGACAGCCTCTTAACCATCATCGCCTTGGTAGGCACCACGGTTGTGCCGTATAATCTGTTCTTGCACGCTTCCCTGGTTCAGGAGAAATGGAAAGGAGTCAAGGAATTAGCTTTCGCGAAAGCGGACACCTACATCGCTGTCATTCTTGGAGGCCTGGTCTCCATGTGCATTCTGATCGCAGCGGCTGCCATTGACCGTACGGAAGTACAGAGTGCTTTGGACCTGGCGGAGGCCCTGGTTCCACTGTACGGCACTTATGCTAAATACTGTATTGCCATAGGTCTGTTTGCTGCCGGACTCACCTCGGCCATCACAGCGCCTCTAGCTGCGGCTTATGTGGCCCAGGGGTGTTTGGGATGGGAACAGGGACTCAAAACGAAAGGGTTTAGAGCCATTTGGATGCTCATACTGATCTCCGGTACGCTAGGAGCCGTGAGTGGCATTAAACCCTTATTCATCATTCAAATTGCTCAGGTGGCTAACGGAGTATTGCTTCCTGTAATCGCCGGCTTCCTGCTGTGGATCGTAAATCGAAAGCAACTGATGGGAAGCTATACCAATGGCTGGCTCGGCAATATACTAGGGATTATTTTGGTTCTTGCTACGCTGGTCTTGGGGATGCGCAGTATTTTTAAGGTACTTGGAATCTTATGACGAAAATAAAAAGTATTGATATCAACGCCGATGTAGGCGAGGGCGTTGGGAATGAAGAGCTTCTTTTTCCCTACCTCAGTTCATGCAATATTGCTTGTGGAGGACATGCCGGGGATGAGCAAAGCATGCGGGCCATGGTGCGCCTGGCTAAGCAGTATAACCTCAAGATCGGGGCGCATCCCTCTTTTTTGGATCGAAAACACTTTGGTAGAAAGATCATTCTGACTGATGGCCCTGATTTGCGAGATACGATAACGACTCAGATCACAACGCTACTCGATATTTGCAAAGAGGAGGGGGTAGAACTGCACCACATAAAACCCCATGGAGCGCTCTATAATTATGCTGCCTTTGATGAATTTGCCGCTCGTCTGGTGATCGAAACGGTGGAAGCGATTGACTCGAATCTCATTTTATATGCACCCGGTCATTCGGATATTGTTCGGTTGGCCGAAGGTCGATTAAAGACGTTCAAAGAAGTCTTTGCGGAACGGAATTATCGGGATGATTACAGCCTGGTTCCCCGTTCGAAACCGAAGGCGATTCTGACCGATGAAACGGCTTTAAAAACCCATCTCGAACACCTGCTGTTGAAGCAGCAAATCAAGACCGTCTCCGGGGTATTGTTACCCGTTCAAATGGATACGCTTTGTGTTCATGGAGACCATCAGGATGCAGTAGGAGTAGTACGCTTGATTCACGATTTTTTAGCGGAGCATGAGATCAAAATACAATGAGCAATGAGGGAAGAAATGCCTATCTTTAGTCGGCTCAATGAACACTCTTTATTGCTACAATGGAAGGAAAAAGGCAATCCTATTGATCTCGAAACCTTACTTTTTTATAAAACAAAGCTTCAAAATAAAAATACTCAATCAATACTTGAGATTAATAATACATACAACTCGCTATTAATTACTTACGATTGTACAATAGAAAATATTGATAGTGCTTTTGAGGCCATTGCTGAGTTGATTAAAGACGAAGAGGCACCTATTCAGAGATCGATCCGACGATTTACCCTACCGGTCTGTTATGCCGCAGAATTCGCAATGGATCAGCAGGAAGTATCGGCCTATCTTAAATTGCCTTTTGAGGAGGTGATTTCTCTTCACAGTTCCTTCAATTACCGAATTGATTTTTTAGGTTTTTTGCCCGGCTTTCCCTACCTCTCCGGACTGCCCTCAGAACTGCATATGCCCCGCAAGAAAAATCCGGTTCAGCAAGTCCCCCAAGGTGCTGTAGGTTTGGCTGAAACTCAAACCGGGATCTATCCGCAATCCAGTCCGGGTGGCTGGCAAATAATCGGGCAAACTCCGGTCATGATCTTCGACGGTCAGCAGCAACCCCCTTCTCCATTTTTACCGGGAGATGAAATCCGGTTTCAAGCGATTGATGAGGATCAGTTCATGCGTTTAAGCGAAAAGGTCAAAAGTGGAATGTATACCTGGCAGGTGGAAACCCTATCTTCATGAATCAGGCCTTAGTCATTCAACCAGGATTACTCAGCACCATTCAAGATCAGGGCCGTATGGGATGTCGGCATTGGGGCATTCCCCAGAGTGGCGCTATGGATCAACATAGTGCGTTGGTCGCCAACCGGCTTTTAGGAAATAACGAAAGCGACGCGATTTTAGAGATCAGCTTGATGGGGCCTAAATTGCAATTTGAAGCAAAAACACAAATTGCGGTCGCCGGTGCGGTCTTTGAAATGGAGCTCAATGGTGCACCTATACCCATGCAACAAGCAATTACTGTTGAGGCCGGGGATGTATTTCATCTCAAACGTTTAGTTTATGGATGTCGTGCCTATCTCGCAGTTCAGGGTGGATGGCAAACGGAACAAGTGCTTGACAGTCGGAGTTGGTATCCGGGACTCACTACACACCATCGATTGCGCAAAGGGCAATCTTTGGCTTACCCTGAATTTAAAGAGAAGGTCCCCGACCCAAGCCAAAATAGTGTAGTTCAATCGCCCAACTGGAGTGAATCACGGCTAGCAGTGTTTGCCGGATCTGAATTCGATCAGTTAAGTTTGGCCAAGCAGAAGCGATTGTTTGGGCTTCCTTTGCATCTTTCTCCACTCATGAATCGCATGGCCATGCAGCTTGAAGAAACGCTGGAGAACAGGCTCCCCGGCTTAATGACCGGTCCGGTGGTTCCGGGTACCGTCCAGCTGACCCCTTCGGGAACCTTAATCGTCCTGATGCGCGATGCTCAGGTGACCGGGGGCTACCCTCGGGTGCTGCAACTCACAGCCCAGGCCATTGACCTGATGGCTCAGAAGAAGCAAGGTGATCCCGTTCAATTCGTTCGACACCAACGATTTGACGAGGGTATACCCAGAAGTCTCTAATCAGGCGTAGCGCTCGTAGGCTTTGGCCAGTTTGCCGTGGTAGTTATGCTTGGCATAGGAAGGACCGTTGTATGCTTTCGCGAAAGCGGACCACTGCTTAGTCCTTAACAGTTCAAGAAGATCAAAGGCCTTGAGGTAGCGTCCAAAGGCTTCCAGATGGGCGCGCTCATGGGTGTATTGTTCTGCTACAAAGGCATCAATACTGGGGTAGCCCAGCCGCTTCCAATGAAAGCCCATGATCTGGAAACTGCCATAGGAAGCCGATTCATACGCCGCCTCGTGTACTTCGGGCAGGTCGCTCATGCCTGCGGCTTTGGTCAGGCGAAAGTACTCCTTAGCGCCTCCTTCATAATGCGAGGAGGTCCATTTGGGGTAGAGCACGTCCTCCGTATGCTTATTGACAAAATCCTGGGGATCCAGCCCTTTGTTTTTCAGTTGACGCCAGAAAACGTGACCTTCAAAAAGAATCTTAGGTCGGCCATCCAGCAGAAATCCTTTTCCATTACTTTCGACCTGATTGACCGCTTTAACCACGGCCAGCGGCAAATTGTAGTTGGAAGCAAAAGCCTCTAAATCTTCTTCAGCCAGGAATTTGGTATTGAATTTAGTGACAGCTTCCTGAGCGGCTATCAGTTTGGACCAGGTCTTAGGCCCTACGATACCGTCCACCACCAAACGGTGTTCTTTTTGAAAAGCTTTTACTGCATTTTCTGTAGCGCGATTAAAATATCCCTGTACAGTGACCTCATAACCCAGATCCTCCAGGATCTCATTTAAAAGGTATACCGATTCATCCCGGGAGCGGTAGCGAAGGGTTCTCATACGATCAAATTAAAAAGGATACGGCCTTGCCTACCACCAGCTTGATGGCGGCATTTTTAAAATGCCCGATCTTTATCTTTGAAACCCCGGCCTTATGCAGGCTGGCCAGTACCAACAAATCCTTTTGACTTTTGAGCAATAGCTCAAACTCTTCTGGCGAAAGCAGTCCGTCGGCCAGTAATTGGGCCCATCGCTTAAGCTTGTCTTTGGATTGCTCCAAAAAGAGGGTGACCTCGTTTTTGACATCCTCTTTTTCCTGGCTAAAGCGATCGGCAACCAAAGTCGCCATGTCTTTTTTTAGCTCCTTAAAAAATTTTTCAAAATCCATGATGTATCCATTTTAGCCTGTTATCAGGGCAGTGAGTATATTGGCGGTTTCCTTATCCTTCTTCGTTTCGTAATCCAGCAGTATATCGAATGCCTTTTCGATCTGCGGTTGAAATTCTTCGGTAAAGGTGGGACCCAAGGTGCCCTGCTCCCTCCAAAGTTTAAGAAAGCCTTGTAAGGCAGATTCGTCGCTTTGCAGGTATTTCCACATTTGTAGGGTGATCGCGTTATTAGACTTGGCGGTCTCGTAAGACACCATTTTCTCAAGTTGGCTCTGTAGTTCTTCCACGGCCAGCACATGATCATTGTATGCTTGTGTAGACGTAGCCACCAAAGCCGAAGCTTGCGCTTTGATTGCGAGGGTTTCCGTAAGGGTAAAGTGATCGTAGAGGGAAGTTGCGCAAGAGGCGAGTATTCCTGAGAGCAGAAGACCGAATAAAAAATGTTGAATTGTTTTCATGATGTATGCTGTTGTATGAGGTGTTGCTGTATGTGAAATTCGGCTGGTCGAACAAAGGCAAGCCCGTATTGTAAAATCATGCGATGATTGTCAATATCCTGTTGGCTCATGGTTTCTCCCAGTCCGATTTTGACGAAAAAAGCCTCCTCCGTTTTGCTTCCTTGTAAAGCCCCCTGTCGCCATAAGTGGTCAAAGAAATTATGTACACTACCCTCAACCGCTAACCAGGTCGCAGCGGTATTGGGTTCAAAAGCGTAGGCCGTTAAGGCTTGATCGATGGACCTTTTGATCATTTGAAGGGTGCGTACCACATTAAGGTATCGTTTTTCGGAATGGTTAGAAGCAAGCGTTTTGGCACCCCAAACGCGATGACCTCTTCCGGGAAAGGATACCATAGGATTGATGGACATACCCTGGGGATCATTAACCAGACTATGTTGCGCCTGACTATTTAAGGGAATGGCCGGGCGTTGAATACTCAAGACAGTAACGTTGGCGGGAGCCTTCCATACACCACGCTGTTGATCCACCCGGGCGTATATTCCCAGAGCAGCTCCACTGGGAGCTAATGTGATTCTTTTTGCCTTGATTTTATGTTGAATTTGTTGCATTTTTGAGGCGTCCGCTACAAGTTGAGCTGTTGTAATCGCCTCTCCGTTTACCAGGATCTCCGGATCGCTGAAGGGCAGTTGTAGTAGCGCCTGCAACGTCGCAGCGTCCAGGTCTTTGGTATAGTGGCTCCTTAACCAGGGATAGTACGCAGCGCCCAGTTCGCGATGCTCAGCAGCTAATCCACTACGAAACTTATTGAGCTTGGCCGACCAATTGGTCGAATTGCCTTTAGGAAGATCAAGAACGCCGAACCTTTGATGTTCAGCACAATGTCTCAATAGCGTCTCCTGCAATTGCTCCCGTTTGCCTCGGGGAAGATAAACAGCGTCCGCGATGCTGATCAGGCTGATGTCAGCGATAGTTGCACTCTGCTCCAACAGGTCTCTGTATTTTTGCAGGGTCTCAACCGAGGCATCTGTACATGCCGCTTCAAAATTCCCAATACTCCCTACGTAACAGGCCTGACCCCCATTGGCAAAGAACATACGGACTTGTTCATACAATTGAGAAACAAGGGTCATTTGGAGATCCTGCAGTTGAGAGGTACTGTCAAACGCAATGCGTTTGATCCTATAGGGAAGAGCCGCTCCAAAGTGATGTTCAAAGTCGGATACCGAGACAACCCTGGTCAGGTCTGCATTCCCCGAAAGGCTGCCAATAGAAGTATAGCCCAAAAATAAAGCTTCCGAAGTGGCTACAGCGGTAATCGGAGGCCGCTGAAAGGGAACTTCCTCCACGTAAACTCCCGGACTTTTATAGTGCTTGGCCATAGTACCTCTTTCTATAAATATACGTTGATTATCAATAAGTTACACCATGAATAGGCCAATTCGGTGTTTTCC includes:
- a CDS encoding biotin-dependent carboxyltransferase family protein, which produces MNQALVIQPGLLSTIQDQGRMGCRHWGIPQSGAMDQHSALVANRLLGNNESDAILEISLMGPKLQFEAKTQIAVAGAVFEMELNGAPIPMQQAITVEAGDVFHLKRLVYGCRAYLAVQGGWQTEQVLDSRSWYPGLTTHHRLRKGQSLAYPEFKEKVPDPSQNSVVQSPNWSESRLAVFAGSEFDQLSLAKQKRLFGLPLHLSPLMNRMAMQLEETLENRLPGLMTGPVVPGTVQLTPSGTLIVLMRDAQVTGGYPRVLQLTAQAIDLMAQKKQGDPVQFVRHQRFDEGIPRSL
- a CDS encoding N-acetylmuramidase domain-containing protein, translating into MRTLRYRSRDESVYLLNEILEDLGYEVTVQGYFNRATENAVKAFQKEHRLVVDGIVGPKTWSKLIAAQEAVTKFNTKFLAEEDLEAFASNYNLPLAVVKAVNQVESNGKGFLLDGRPKILFEGHVFWRQLKNKGLDPQDFVNKHTEDVLYPKWTSSHYEGGAKEYFRLTKAAGMSDLPEVHEAAYESASYGSFQIMGFHWKRLGYPSIDAFVAEQYTHERAHLEAFGRYLKAFDLLELLRTKQWSAFAKAYNGPSYAKHNYHGKLAKAYERYA
- the pxpB gene encoding 5-oxoprolinase subunit PxpB, giving the protein MREEMPIFSRLNEHSLLLQWKEKGNPIDLETLLFYKTKLQNKNTQSILEINNTYNSLLITYDCTIENIDSAFEAIAELIKDEEAPIQRSIRRFTLPVCYAAEFAMDQQEVSAYLKLPFEEVISLHSSFNYRIDFLGFLPGFPYLSGLPSELHMPRKKNPVQQVPQGAVGLAETQTGIYPQSSPGGWQIIGQTPVMIFDGQQQPPSPFLPGDEIRFQAIDEDQFMRLSEKVKSGMYTWQVETLSS
- the pxpA gene encoding 5-oxoprolinase subunit PxpA, whose product is MTKIKSIDINADVGEGVGNEELLFPYLSSCNIACGGHAGDEQSMRAMVRLAKQYNLKIGAHPSFLDRKHFGRKIILTDGPDLRDTITTQITTLLDICKEEGVELHHIKPHGALYNYAAFDEFAARLVIETVEAIDSNLILYAPGHSDIVRLAEGRLKTFKEVFAERNYRDDYSLVPRSKPKAILTDETALKTHLEHLLLKQQIKTVSGVLLPVQMDTLCVHGDHQDAVGVVRLIHDFLAEHEIKIQ
- a CDS encoding Nramp family divalent metal transporter; translated protein: MAFRFKNLGPGVLVAAAFIGPGTVTVCTVAGVRFGYSLLWALAIATLATVLLQEMAARLGLVAQKGLAKAVREQIQSRTFRILAVALILTAIVLGNAAYEAGNISGGILGLQALDLGYPMQWNDYTINLWPLLLGGLAFVLLWQGSYRLLERFLVALVLLMSASFILSAILTAPALSILIQNLLVPTAPEDSLLTIIALVGTTVVPYNLFLHASLVQEKWKGVKELAFAKADTYIAVILGGLVSMCILIAAAAIDRTEVQSALDLAEALVPLYGTYAKYCIAIGLFAAGLTSAITAPLAAAYVAQGCLGWEQGLKTKGFRAIWMLILISGTLGAVSGIKPLFIIQIAQVANGVLLPVIAGFLLWIVNRKQLMGSYTNGWLGNILGIILVLATLVLGMRSIFKVLGIL
- a CDS encoding phage tail sheath subtilisin-like domain-containing protein — its product is MAKHYKSPGVYVEEVPFQRPPITAVATSEALFLGYTSIGSLSGNADLTRVVSVSDFEHHFGAALPYRIKRIAFDSTSQLQDLQMTLVSQLYEQVRMFFANGGQACYVGSIGNFEAACTDASVETLQKYRDLLEQSATIADISLISIADAVYLPRGKREQLQETLLRHCAEHQRFGVLDLPKGNSTNWSAKLNKFRSGLAAEHRELGAAYYPWLRSHYTKDLDAATLQALLQLPFSDPEILVNGEAITTAQLVADASKMQQIQHKIKAKRITLAPSGAALGIYARVDQQRGVWKAPANVTVLSIQRPAIPLNSQAQHSLVNDPQGMSINPMVSFPGRGHRVWGAKTLASNHSEKRYLNVVRTLQMIKRSIDQALTAYAFEPNTAATWLAVEGSVHNFFDHLWRQGALQGSKTEEAFFVKIGLGETMSQQDIDNHRMILQYGLAFVRPAEFHIQQHLIQQHTS